The Merismopedia glauca CCAP 1448/3 DNA window ATCTCCAGTAACGTTTATAGACTCCACAGCTATAAAGTAAACTGAGTTTTGTGGTCAGAAATATTACAGTTACTAATATTAAACTAGATTTGTAGGTAGCCAGATCGAATTGGTCATCTAAACGGAGGACTAGAGCCAGTAGTGGTGCGATCGAAAATACTATGGCATCTATTGTTAAAAAATGACTGTTATTTAAGCACAGCAAGCGCTTTAAAAGCTTGTTAACCATTCCTTTTTATCCACCACGCATTACAATACATCAGTAGATGTACTGATATAGTTCCCATAAATAATATCTCAATAACTTTTTCGGGAGATATTCGCTAAATTATTCTTAGTCCAACATCAATCCAACTTTTATGTCGATCAGCCCTAAAAGTCAAATTACTAAGAATAGCCTTCAAAAAGGTGTTTTTTGTTAACTACGGCTATATACCAATAACTGAGCATCAACCTATGTTTTCCCGTGGGTATGTTAAAGATAGTCGAAAAATAGTGATAAATTTCAGTAAAATTGAAGATATAAGTTTTTTTTGCAGATTTTAAGTTAGTAATAACCATCATAAATTGGCTCAGCGATCGCCCTATTAATTATCTCTACTCACCAGGAAAACTCAGTGATGGAATCAACAGAACCTCTTTTAAATTGGCGAGAATATCTTAGGGTGTTACGGCGACGTTGGTTACCAGCTTCCATCGTTTTTGTCAGTGTAGTTGGGGCGATCGCTTTTGTCACATCCACTGGTAAACCCATTTATGAAGCAGAAGGAAAACTATTACTCAAAAGACTGAGTTCCACATCTTCTCTGACTGGAGTTGGCGAGAAAATCGGCGAATTGGGAGCCTTAGATGATAAAACCACCCCTTTGGATACAGAGGCGGAAATCATTATCACTCCCACAATTATTGAAAAAACCATCACCAAATTGAACCTTAAAGATGCTAAAGGCGAAAATCTAAAAGTTAGTCAATTCCTCAAAAATGTGGGAGTCAGCAAGGTGAAATCTGCTGATATTCTCACAATTTCTTATCAAGATCTAGATCCCCAAAAAGCAGCAAACATAGTTAACACTATTATGTCTGCCTATTTAGAAAATAATATTCTTAGTAATCGGCAAGAAGCAATATCTGCTCGACAGTTTATCGAAATTGAACTACCCAAAGCTGAAGGTAAACTCCGAAAAATAGAAACTGACTTACGTCAGTTTAAAGAAAAAAATCAAATTTTCAACCTCGATGATGATGCTAAGTCAACAACTGCTTTGCTAGATGATTTACAAAAACAAATTACCAAAGCTCAATCGGATCTAGCAGATGCAAATATTCGGATTCAATCCATTAAAAGCCAGCTTAACTTACGTCCCGATCAGGCAGTTAATCAGCTATCTATTAGTCAATCTCCGGCGGTACAAGGTTTATTGAGGGAGTTAGAACAAGTAGAATCAGATCTAGCTATTCAAAGAACTAGATTTACTGATGACAATCCCGTAATTCTAGCTTTAACCAGCAAGCGATCTTCACTTCAAAAACTGCTGCAAGAACGGGTAGGAAATTCTTTTAATACTCAAAATTCGTCGGGTAGCACAAATATTCAATTTGGGGAAATCAAACAACAGTTAACTAGAGATTTAATCACCCTAGAATCGACTAAATTAGGTTTAATGAACCAAATAGGAACATTATCAAAAATTCGGGATGGTTATCAACAAAGGTTGAGCCTATTACCTAGTTTAGAGCAAAGAAAGCGAGAATTAGAAAGTAAACTGCAAGCAGAACAATCTAGTTATTCTCTGCTGTTGCAGAAATACCAAGAAATTCGGTTAGCCGAGAACCAAAATATTGGGAATGTTCGCATTATTTCCTTAGCCACATCGCCAGACAAAGCAATAGATTCTCGCAAGTTCTTATATTTAGTCACAGGCGGAGTTTTAGGCAGTATTTTAGCTTTGGCTGTAGCTTTATTATTAGAAGCAACAGACCAATCTATTAAAAATATCGATGAAGCCAAAAAAGTCTTTGGCTACCCCTTATTAGGTGTCATTCCAGACATAGGCAAAATCGACAACTCTTTGGCTCAAAATAGCGAAAACTCTTTACCCGCAATCATCTTTCAAAAAGCACCGCGATCGCCCCTAAATGAACTTTATTGGATGTTACAAGCCAATCTGAAATTTTTAAGTTCAGATAAACAATTAAAAATCATTGTCGTCACAAGTTGCCTTCCCAAAGAAGGTAAATCAACTATCTCAGCTAACTTATCTGTAGCGATGGCGCAAGCAGGACATAAAGTATTACTTATAGATGCCGATTTGCACTTTCCCATTCAACATCAAATTTGGGGACTGGGTAACGAATTTGGATTGAGTCATGTCATTGTTGGACAAGCAGATACTGAAACTGTATTAAAGTCCGTTATGCCAAATTTAGATGTTCTTCCCGCAGGAGTAGTACCGCCAAATCCAATTGCGATTATTGATTCACAGCGAATGGCTTCTTTAATTGAGAAATGTGCCGAAAATTACGATTTTGTGATCGTTGATGCTCCTCCCTTAAATGCTGCCACAGATACTCGCGCTTTAGGAAGAATGGCTGATGGAGTTTTATTCGTGGTTAGACCAACAGCAATAGATCTTAAAGCAGCCACAATGGCTAAAGAAATCCTCCAGCAATCAAGTCAAAATATTTTAGGAATGGTAGTTAATGGAGTTACTCCAGATAGAGGTTCTCACAGCTACTACTACTTACAAGGTTCTTACGCCGAAAAAGATCGGCAGGAAGAAAGTTTGAACGATAAAATCCAGTTTCCTTGGGAAAAACTGACGAGTTCTAGTGCTAGAGATCGAAATTAAACAGAAGTAGAGACGTTTCAAGGAAAGTTCGAGTCGGGGCATAGGGCATGGGGCATAGGGCATCGCCATATATCATTTATTTTGCTTAGATACTTATACTGCCCTGCCTTTCGATTCCCAAGGTTAACATTTACTCTTTACTCTTTACTCTTTACTCAGCACTGCTACGTCTCTACAGAAGTCATATTTTAGATTATCCCTGCCAAATCTATCATGAAAATGCGAAAATTCGGTAATATTAGCCGTAAATATGTTGTTATTAGTTCTACAGTTGTGCTGAGTACGGTTGGTGGAGGGATTTGGTACTTTCTCAATAGCGATACGCCTCAGCTAGATGGTCCTCAAACCCGAATCAAAGTTCAAAATACCAAACTTACTTATCAGCTAACAGCTTATCCCAGTCAAGTAATGGGTCAAGAAAGAACCTATGCTGTCTCTCTACCACCAGATTACCCAGAAAATCCCCAAAAACGCTATCCAGTCATTTTCTTGCTTCACGGTGGTAACGGTAAACCCACAGATTGGTTTAAAAAGGGCTTAGCCATCTCAGTCATTGAAAAACTGTACCAAAACGGTAAATTACCTCATAGTATTATTATTACTCCTGATGGCAACGACAAGCGCGGTGCTAGTCCCTTCTATGACCCAGAATACATTGATGGTCCAAATGGTAATGTGAGGAGTGCGATCGCTGAAGAATTAGTTCAAGTCATCAAAAGCCGCTACCGTACCTTATCTGAGCCGAAATTTTGGGCAATAGGCGGCTTATCTTCAGGTGCTTGGGGCGCTGTTAATATTGGACTGCATCATCCCCAGAATTTTGGCATTTTATTTAGCCACAGTGGTTATTTTGAAGATAAATCTGGTGCGGAGAATAGCCCTATAGTTTATATCAAAAAGATGTCACCTGAAGAGCGATCGCAGTTGCGCGTCTATTTAGATGCTGGGACTGAAGATGGCAAATATCTCGCCCAAACTAAACAATTTGCTACAGTGCTGAAACGCTTACAGGTTGATTATGTGTTTCATGAGTTCCCAGGAGGACATGGTATAGTTGGCCCTGACTCCTTATGGAA harbors:
- a CDS encoding alpha/beta hydrolase, encoding MKMRKFGNISRKYVVISSTVVLSTVGGGIWYFLNSDTPQLDGPQTRIKVQNTKLTYQLTAYPSQVMGQERTYAVSLPPDYPENPQKRYPVIFLLHGGNGKPTDWFKKGLAISVIEKLYQNGKLPHSIIITPDGNDKRGASPFYDPEYIDGPNGNVRSAIAEELVQVIKSRYRTLSEPKFWAIGGLSSGAWGAVNIGLHHPQNFGILFSHSGYFEDKSGAENSPIVYIKKMSPEERSQLRVYLDAGTEDGKYLAQTKQFATVLKRLQVDYVFHEFPGGHGIVGPDSLWNYWHKHLADSLTFVGNNFKRSQKSEVRSQKSEV
- a CDS encoding GumC family protein codes for the protein MESTEPLLNWREYLRVLRRRWLPASIVFVSVVGAIAFVTSTGKPIYEAEGKLLLKRLSSTSSLTGVGEKIGELGALDDKTTPLDTEAEIIITPTIIEKTITKLNLKDAKGENLKVSQFLKNVGVSKVKSADILTISYQDLDPQKAANIVNTIMSAYLENNILSNRQEAISARQFIEIELPKAEGKLRKIETDLRQFKEKNQIFNLDDDAKSTTALLDDLQKQITKAQSDLADANIRIQSIKSQLNLRPDQAVNQLSISQSPAVQGLLRELEQVESDLAIQRTRFTDDNPVILALTSKRSSLQKLLQERVGNSFNTQNSSGSTNIQFGEIKQQLTRDLITLESTKLGLMNQIGTLSKIRDGYQQRLSLLPSLEQRKRELESKLQAEQSSYSLLLQKYQEIRLAENQNIGNVRIISLATSPDKAIDSRKFLYLVTGGVLGSILALAVALLLEATDQSIKNIDEAKKVFGYPLLGVIPDIGKIDNSLAQNSENSLPAIIFQKAPRSPLNELYWMLQANLKFLSSDKQLKIIVVTSCLPKEGKSTISANLSVAMAQAGHKVLLIDADLHFPIQHQIWGLGNEFGLSHVIVGQADTETVLKSVMPNLDVLPAGVVPPNPIAIIDSQRMASLIEKCAENYDFVIVDAPPLNAATDTRALGRMADGVLFVVRPTAIDLKAATMAKEILQQSSQNILGMVVNGVTPDRGSHSYYYLQGSYAEKDRQEESLNDKIQFPWEKLTSSSARDRN